In the Rhizobium sp. BT03 genome, one interval contains:
- the fni gene encoding type 2 isopentenyl-diphosphate Delta-isomerase — protein MRRRERAGGGGVRAAPSVRSDATPTPNTADRASGCDDALTRRKDDHLDLVLDRRTAPATVAAGWEQIRFEHCALPELDLTQIELRTSLLGKPIRAPLLISSMTGGMPRAKAINRHLSEAAQALGIAMCVGSQRVSLQSRNSQGLTRALRRLAPDIPLLANIGAAQLREADGLDLARRAVDALEADGLIVHLNPLQEVLQPDGDRDWHGVLAQVARAARSVGVPIVAKEVGWGLSASVACALVEAGVEVIDVAGAGGTSWAAVEGERARDAAGRAVAMAFADWGIPTPASLQAVRRALPTVKLIASGGIRDGVDVAKAIRLGADIAGQAAGVLPAATVSTEAVVAHFEVVIRQLAVACFCTGSPDLATLRQARLLPSAHLLPSAHPPVG, from the coding sequence GTGCGCCGGCGTGAACGCGCGGGAGGCGGCGGCGTGCGCGCGGCGCCCTCGGTCCGATCCGACGCAACGCCAACGCCCAATACGGCGGATCGAGCGAGCGGGTGCGACGACGCCCTGACCCGGCGCAAGGACGACCATCTGGACCTCGTGCTGGATCGGCGAACGGCGCCAGCCACGGTCGCTGCCGGCTGGGAGCAAATCCGGTTCGAACACTGCGCACTGCCCGAGCTGGACCTGACGCAGATCGAACTGCGCACATCGCTGTTAGGCAAGCCCATACGTGCGCCGCTGCTGATCAGTTCCATGACCGGCGGAATGCCACGCGCAAAGGCCATCAATCGGCACCTGAGCGAGGCGGCGCAAGCCTTGGGGATCGCCATGTGCGTCGGTTCGCAGCGCGTGAGCCTCCAATCGCGCAATTCCCAGGGGCTGACGCGCGCCCTACGCCGCCTGGCGCCTGACATTCCCTTGCTGGCCAATATCGGCGCTGCGCAACTGCGCGAGGCCGACGGCCTTGATCTGGCGCGCCGGGCTGTCGATGCGCTGGAGGCTGATGGGCTGATCGTCCATCTCAATCCGCTGCAGGAAGTGCTACAGCCGGATGGCGACCGCGACTGGCACGGCGTACTGGCGCAGGTGGCTCGCGCCGCGCGTAGCGTGGGCGTGCCGATCGTGGCCAAAGAAGTCGGGTGGGGCCTGTCCGCCTCGGTGGCCTGCGCGCTCGTCGAGGCGGGTGTTGAGGTGATTGATGTCGCCGGAGCCGGCGGCACCAGTTGGGCCGCGGTGGAGGGCGAGCGCGCCCGCGATGCCGCCGGCCGTGCAGTGGCGATGGCGTTTGCCGATTGGGGGATCCCGACACCGGCCAGCTTGCAGGCGGTCCGTCGGGCACTGCCAACGGTGAAGCTTATCGCGTCCGGCGGGATCCGCGACGGCGTCGACGTGGCCAAGGCCATTCGCCTGGGTGCGGACATTGCCGGGCAGGCAGCCGGCGTGCTGCCGGCGGCTACGGTATCGACCGAAGCGGTCGTTGCGCATTTCGAGGTCGTCATCCGCCAGTTGGCCGTCGCCTGCTTTTGCACCGGCTCACCTGATCTGGCGACGTTGCGCCAGGCGCGCTTGTTGCCCTCCGCGCACTTGTTGCCCTCCGCGCATCCGCCAGTCGGATGA
- a CDS encoding SIR2 family protein — protein MNKILTSDRLLIIRNGDAEERLRLLQEALAADRIVPYLGPDLLRLQSTEPPVPDTPEAVSAALNERTPAPSRIRSNMWSVAQFIEQRRHRRTLQAWMAEIFGAPVAPTALHDWLATLPLSLIVDGWYDGTMRAAFAKTGRTDVVEIQGVTRANGGGDIWTKTYDLSGRDVECVAAPKTVLYAPYGSVIPASNFLVSDSDYVEVLTEIDIQTPIPGMVKERRIDRGFLFIGCRFNDQMLRIYARQIIKRSHGPHFAVLDAEGLTKNERRFLAASGITVVDLPIGEAAALLVPFGSKADGDHGRTAPASNLCSG, from the coding sequence ATGAATAAAATTTTGACCTCGGACCGTCTCCTGATCATTCGCAACGGTGACGCCGAAGAAAGACTTAGGCTGCTTCAGGAAGCGCTCGCTGCGGATCGGATCGTTCCCTATCTCGGTCCGGATCTCCTTCGGCTGCAATCCACGGAACCACCTGTACCGGACACCCCGGAAGCCGTCTCCGCGGCACTCAACGAACGCACACCTGCCCCTTCCAGGATACGCAGCAATATGTGGTCAGTCGCGCAGTTTATTGAACAGCGACGGCATCGCCGGACGCTTCAGGCCTGGATGGCAGAAATATTTGGAGCACCCGTGGCGCCGACCGCCCTCCACGACTGGCTCGCAACGCTGCCGCTCTCCCTTATCGTCGACGGTTGGTACGACGGGACAATGCGTGCGGCTTTCGCGAAGACCGGTCGAACGGATGTCGTCGAGATTCAGGGCGTCACGCGTGCAAACGGCGGCGGCGACATTTGGACAAAAACTTACGATCTGTCCGGGAGAGACGTCGAATGCGTCGCAGCGCCAAAGACGGTCCTCTATGCGCCGTACGGCAGTGTTATACCAGCTTCGAACTTTCTGGTGTCCGATTCCGATTACGTGGAAGTCCTAACCGAAATCGATATCCAGACGCCAATACCTGGAATGGTGAAAGAACGGCGTATAGATCGCGGTTTTCTTTTCATTGGCTGCCGCTTCAACGATCAGATGCTCCGGATCTACGCTCGACAGATCATCAAGCGCTCTCACGGCCCCCACTTTGCAGTACTTGATGCGGAAGGCCTTACCAAAAACGAGCGCCGTTTCCTTGCAGCAAGCGGAATCACGGTGGTCGACCTGCCGATCGGCGAAGCCGCGGCTCTGCTTGTACCATTTGGTAGCAAGGCGGATGGTGACCATGGCCGCACGGCTCCCGCTTCGAATCTCTGTAGCGGCTAG
- the nifT gene encoding putative nitrogen fixation protein NifT encodes MKIMIRRTSAGLSAYVPKKDLEEPIVDVEADDMWGGTITLRNGWRLVLPKLSRDTPLPITVHARKIPDED; translated from the coding sequence ATGAAGATAATGATTCGCAGAACGAGCGCCGGCTTGTCGGCTTACGTACCAAAGAAAGATCTCGAAGAGCCGATCGTAGATGTCGAGGCTGATGACATGTGGGGCGGCACGATCACTCTCAGGAACGGCTGGAGACTCGTCTTGCCCAAGCTATCGCGGGATACGCCTCTGCCGATCACCGTCCACGCAAGGAAGATTCCTGACGAGGACTGA
- a CDS encoding transposase has product MTRVILDENGKDAWAAVAKHVEPKALLIADEHKAQPGL; this is encoded by the coding sequence GTGACGCGGGTGATCCTGGACGAGAACGGCAAGGATGCATGGGCGGCCGTCGCCAAGCATGTGGAGCCGAAGGCGCTCCTGATCGCTGACGAACACAAGGCGCAACCAGGGCTTTGA
- the hisC gene encoding histidinol-phosphate transaminase → MADAKLQAVLSALSPMARQLNALPSNQPGRDANCVKLNTNENPFPLPMMVLQSALAALERHYLYPEDDNLSLRDAAASAYGLSQDQVVAGNGSSELLGLIYRAFLDPGDSVAMISPGFSFNRKLAKLQGARFLEIEWGESYSLPIEQLLLGPAKDAKFILLANPNNPTGTFVPVAEIDRLVAQSDQLIVVDEAYVDFAPDDALRLVDRHPNLLVLRTLSKGFAAAGIRVGFGFGHPELIGRLRNLQNVFNMNVIGHAVGISILSHRADYDENHRYIKHERHRTTTALSQLGFSVIPSHTNFLLARVPPGRDGKWWQASLDRQNILVAVFPDAGLENFIRVSIGTRTQMDAFLSAARDIISGSMKTQS, encoded by the coding sequence ATGGCTGATGCAAAGCTGCAAGCCGTGCTTTCGGCTCTTTCGCCGATGGCGAGACAGCTAAATGCGCTACCCTCCAATCAACCGGGGCGAGATGCGAACTGCGTTAAACTAAACACGAATGAGAATCCGTTTCCGTTGCCGATGATGGTGTTGCAAAGTGCGCTGGCGGCCCTCGAACGGCATTATCTGTATCCCGAAGATGACAATCTGAGCTTGCGCGACGCAGCCGCCAGCGCGTATGGCCTCTCCCAGGATCAGGTGGTCGCCGGGAACGGCTCGTCGGAGCTGCTTGGGCTCATCTACAGAGCATTCCTCGACCCGGGAGATAGCGTTGCGATGATATCGCCAGGTTTTTCCTTTAACCGCAAACTGGCCAAGTTGCAGGGTGCCAGATTTCTCGAAATCGAATGGGGCGAGTCTTATTCTCTGCCAATCGAGCAGCTGCTTCTTGGTCCAGCAAAAGATGCAAAATTCATACTGCTGGCCAATCCGAACAATCCAACGGGAACATTCGTTCCGGTGGCTGAAATCGACCGCCTCGTCGCGCAATCGGACCAGTTGATAGTGGTGGATGAAGCGTATGTCGACTTTGCACCCGATGATGCCCTGCGCCTAGTCGATCGTCATCCAAACCTTCTAGTATTGAGAACACTTTCGAAAGGCTTTGCAGCCGCGGGAATTCGCGTCGGTTTCGGCTTTGGTCATCCCGAACTTATTGGGAGGCTACGCAACCTGCAAAATGTCTTTAACATGAACGTGATCGGCCATGCGGTGGGCATTAGTATCCTTTCGCACCGCGCCGACTACGACGAGAACCACAGATATATTAAACATGAAAGACACAGAACGACCACTGCCTTGTCTCAATTGGGCTTTTCTGTCATTCCCTCCCACACAAACTTTTTGCTAGCTCGGGTGCCACCCGGACGAGATGGCAAATGGTGGCAAGCGTCTTTGGATAGGCAGAACATACTTGTAGCCGTCTTTCCCGATGCCGGTTTGGAAAATTTTATCCGCGTCAGCATCGGCACCAGAACCCAAATGGACGCGTTCCTTTCAGCCGCCAGGGACATCATTTCTGGAAGTATGAAGACGCAGAGCTAG
- a CDS encoding nitrogen fixation protein NifZ, whose amino-acid sequence MGLGREQEVEIHRPPRFTPGERVRARLHVKNDGTYAGKKIGESLVRKGDEGYVRDIGTFLQQFYIYAVEWVERGTIVGMRARELTSLDNAAACGAAEIAGPPTKE is encoded by the coding sequence ATGGGCCTTGGACGTGAACAGGAGGTCGAAATCCACAGGCCTCCACGATTTACACCCGGCGAGCGGGTGCGGGCCAGACTTCACGTAAAGAATGACGGCACCTATGCTGGCAAAAAAATTGGGGAAAGTTTGGTGCGGAAGGGCGACGAAGGCTATGTGCGCGACATCGGCACCTTTCTCCAGCAGTTTTACATCTATGCCGTCGAATGGGTCGAACGTGGCACTATCGTCGGCATGCGTGCCCGTGAACTGACGAGTCTAGACAACGCCGCTGCTTGCGGCGCTGCTGAAATCGCGGGGCCCCCAACGAAGGAATAG
- a CDS encoding helix-turn-helix transcriptional regulator, protein MTEDLASYRSSRGLVSTADPEVDKAIYRKPGFGGEITSLGHMEELISAFLKKTREAQGLSRADVAPMLGLSIPVYGRYERAFSKMTVTRMIHLCEILGFMPIDMIFEAAPHLWGRTSEEAEDCLTLARILRRLPNGTTRDLIRLLQRMIPDDDESDRGISDVAEPVK, encoded by the coding sequence GTGACGGAAGATCTAGCAAGCTACAGAAGTTCGAGAGGCCTCGTCAGCACCGCCGATCCGGAGGTTGACAAGGCGATCTATCGAAAGCCAGGTTTCGGCGGCGAAATTACATCGTTGGGTCACATGGAGGAATTGATCAGCGCGTTCCTGAAAAAGACACGCGAAGCGCAGGGCCTGTCTCGCGCAGACGTTGCTCCAATGCTTGGTCTGTCCATCCCTGTATACGGACGCTACGAGCGGGCATTTTCCAAAATGACTGTTACTCGGATGATCCATCTGTGTGAGATTCTTGGCTTCATGCCTATCGATATGATCTTTGAAGCTGCGCCACATCTTTGGGGCCGCACATCGGAGGAGGCCGAGGATTGTCTCACACTGGCGAGGATTCTTAGGAGACTTCCGAACGGCACGACGCGCGATCTTATTCGGCTCCTGCAGCGAATGATCCCCGATGACGACGAGAGCGACAGAGGTATCAGTGATGTAGCGGAGCCCGTGAAGTGA
- a CDS encoding 4Fe-4S binding protein produces MAFRIIASQCTQCGACEFECPSGAIRFKGEIYVIDPEKCTECKGTFETQQCAEVCPVPKTCVLAAPAI; encoded by the coding sequence ATGGCCTTCAGGATCATAGCGTCCCAATGCACCCAGTGCGGTGCCTGCGAGTTCGAATGCCCCTCCGGTGCGATCAGGTTCAAAGGTGAGATCTACGTTATCGACCCGGAAAAATGCACCGAATGCAAGGGTACCTTCGAAACGCAGCAATGCGCGGAGGTTTGCCCCGTGCCGAAGACCTGCGTCCTCGCCGCACCTGCGATTTGA
- the tnpB gene encoding IS66 family insertion sequence element accessory protein TnpB (TnpB, as the term is used for proteins encoded by IS66 family insertion elements, is considered an accessory protein, since TnpC, encoded by a neighboring gene, is a DDE family transposase.), producing the protein MIAFPAGVKVWIAGGVTDMRCGMNSLALKVQQGLGRDPHGGEVFCFRGRKGDLIKVLWHDGVGMSLYLKRLEAGKFIWPVSQNGSAVPVSSAQLGYLLEGIDWRNPRWTQRPSKAG; encoded by the coding sequence ATGATCGCGTTTCCCGCGGGGGTAAAGGTGTGGATCGCGGGCGGGGTGACGGACATGCGTTGCGGCATGAACAGCCTGGCGCTGAAGGTTCAGCAAGGTCTTGGCCGCGATCCTCATGGCGGCGAAGTCTTCTGCTTCCGGGGTCGCAAGGGTGACCTGATCAAGGTCCTCTGGCATGACGGCGTCGGCATGTCGCTTTACCTGAAGCGGCTGGAAGCTGGAAAGTTCATCTGGCCGGTCAGCCAGAATGGCTCCGCCGTGCCTGTATCGTCGGCGCAGCTCGGCTATCTCCTGGAAGGGATCGACTGGCGCAACCCGCGCTGGACGCAGCGGCCTTCGAAGGCAGGCTGA
- a CDS encoding IS66 family transposase (programmed frameshift) has protein sequence MDDAASEIARLRAALAASEARAASAEADLAQVRAVVTTSEAMIRHLKLEIAKIRREQYGQSSERRARLIEQMELQLEELEADATEDEIAAERVATRITNVSAFERRRPARKPFPEHLPRERLVIDAPSTCTCCGSHRIVKMGEDITETLEIIPRQWKVIQTVREKFTCRDCEKISQPPAPFHATPRGWAGPHLLATILFEKFGQHQPLNRQAERYAREGVALSLSTLADQVGACTTALQPIHDLIRAHVLAAERLHGDDTTVPLLARGATKQARLWTYVRDDRPFAGGAPPAALFHFSPDREKTHPNTHLAGWHGTLQADAYGGYNDLYRADRRPALVISALCWSHARRKFFELADIAGNVRKGKPAHEISPVALEAVARIDALFDIERGINGMPAEDRLAARLQHARPLVEELHDWLMAQRGQMSKHNPVAEAINYMFEKEGRWEAFARFLDDGRLCLTNNAAERALRGVAVPESLCTPSLSICKHWKRLGVSNATRAALSGYRGLDGCRSQIAGPDLIRRAGNHLLGRQHVRLDQVAYSVVGHAQNRRRLCHGQPFALFIG, from the exons ATGGATGATGCTGCTTCGGAGATAGCCAGACTGCGCGCCGCGCTTGCGGCATCGGAAGCGCGTGCCGCCTCTGCCGAGGCCGACCTCGCACAGGTGCGCGCGGTCGTGACGACGTCTGAGGCGATGATCCGGCATCTCAAGCTCGAGATCGCCAAGATACGTCGCGAGCAGTACGGCCAGAGCTCGGAGCGCCGCGCCCGGCTGATCGAGCAAATGGAATTGCAGCTCGAAGAACTTGAAGCCGACGCCACCGAAGACGAGATCGCTGCGGAACGCGTGGCGACGAGAATCACAAATGTCTCCGCTTTCGAACGCCGCCGGCCGGCCCGCAAGCCGTTTCCCGAGCACCTGCCGCGCGAGCGCCTGGTCATCGATGCCCCGTCGACCTGCACCTGCTGCGGCTCGCACCGCATCGTGAAGATGGGCGAAGACATCACCGAGACGCTGGAGATCATTCCGCGCCAGTGGAAGGTGATCCAGACGGTGCGCGAGAAGTTCACCTGCCGGGACTGCGAGAAGATCAGCCAGCCACCGGCCCCTTTCCATGCGACAC CGCGGGGATGGGCAGGACCGCACCTGCTGGCGACGATCCTGTTCGAGAAGTTCGGCCAACATCAGCCATTGAACCGCCAGGCTGAGCGCTACGCCAGGGAAGGCGTCGCTCTCAGTCTCTCCACACTGGCCGATCAGGTCGGAGCCTGCACGACGGCCCTGCAGCCGATCCATGACCTGATCCGTGCCCATGTTCTGGCCGCCGAGCGGCTGCATGGTGACGACACCACCGTGCCGCTTCTGGCCAGGGGAGCAACAAAGCAGGCGAGGCTCTGGACTTACGTCCGCGATGACCGCCCTTTCGCGGGCGGCGCGCCTCCCGCCGCACTCTTCCACTTCTCTCCCGATCGCGAGAAGACCCACCCCAACACGCATCTCGCCGGATGGCACGGCACCCTGCAAGCCGATGCCTATGGCGGCTACAACGACCTCTATCGTGCCGACCGCCGCCCCGCGCTGGTGATCAGCGCACTTTGCTGGAGCCACGCGCGGCGCAAATTCTTCGAACTCGCTGACATCGCCGGCAACGTGCGCAAGGGCAAACCTGCCCACGAGATATCGCCCGTCGCGCTTGAGGCCGTTGCCCGCATCGACGCGCTCTTCGACATCGAGCGCGGCATAAACGGAATGCCTGCCGAGGATAGGCTCGCAGCGAGGCTGCAACATGCTCGCCCGCTCGTCGAAGAACTGCACGATTGGCTCATGGCCCAGCGCGGGCAAATGTCGAAGCACAACCCCGTCGCCGAGGCGATCAACTACATGTTCGAGAAGGAGGGTCGCTGGGAAGCCTTCGCCCGGTTCCTCGACGACGGCAGACTGTGTCTGACGAACAATGCCGCCGAACGAGCCCTGCGCGGCGTTGCCGTACCTGAGTCATTGTGCACTCCCTCTTTAAGTATCTGTAAACATTGGAAGCGTCTCGGTGTCAGCAATGCGACACGGGCGGCCCTTTCGGGCTATCGCGGCTTGGACGGTTGCCGAAGTCAGATTGCTGGCCCGGATTTGATACGGCGCGCCGGGAACCACCTGCTCGGCAGACAACACGTTCGTCTTGATCAGGTGGCGTATTCGGTGGTTGGTCACGCCCAAAACCGCCGCCGCCTCTGTCATGGTCAGCCATTCGCCCTCTTTATCGGCTGA
- the nifB gene encoding nitrogenase cofactor biosynthesis protein NifB, with translation MSAPMISLESATSTTSLYQLLATAKPSGCTSSSCGVSTKPADVDQAIWAKIKNHPCYSEEAHHYFARMHVAVAPACNIQCNYCNRKYDCANESRPGVVSEKLTPDQALRKVIAVANEVPQLSVLGVAGPGDACYDWKKTKETFERVAGEIHDIKLCISTNGLALPDHVAELVDMNVDHVTITINMVDPEIGAKIYPWIFYRNRRYTGIEAARILHERQMVGLEMLTACGIITKVNSVMIPGVNDEHLVEVNKWVKERGAFLHNVMPLISDPAHGTYYGLTGQRGPRALELKALQDRLEGGAKLMRHCRQCRADAVGLLGDDRGQEFALDQLPGEITYDARKREAYREVIARERGDHATAKSEAIETVKAAGDGSLHVAVATKGGGRINEHFGHAKEFQVYEASSRGITYVGHRKIEQYCLGGRGEEATLDGIITALVGIDVVLCAKIGECPKTKLMEAGVRATDAYCYDYIETAIGTLYAAKFGVEPQAATA, from the coding sequence ATGTCCGCACCGATGATTTCGCTTGAAAGTGCGACCAGCACGACATCCTTGTATCAATTGCTGGCGACCGCGAAACCGAGTGGCTGCACATCCTCGTCATGTGGCGTGTCCACAAAACCGGCCGACGTGGACCAGGCTATCTGGGCGAAGATCAAAAACCACCCCTGCTATTCAGAAGAGGCTCACCATTATTTCGCGCGCATGCATGTCGCGGTCGCACCAGCCTGCAATATCCAGTGCAACTATTGCAATCGTAAATATGACTGCGCCAACGAAAGCCGCCCTGGGGTCGTCTCGGAAAAGTTGACGCCAGACCAGGCGCTGCGCAAGGTCATTGCCGTCGCCAACGAAGTGCCGCAGCTTTCCGTGCTGGGTGTCGCCGGACCGGGCGATGCCTGTTACGACTGGAAGAAGACAAAGGAAACGTTCGAACGAGTTGCGGGGGAGATCCACGACATCAAGCTGTGCATCTCCACCAACGGGCTTGCGCTGCCGGATCACGTCGCCGAACTTGTCGACATGAATGTCGATCACGTGACAATTACGATCAACATGGTTGACCCTGAAATCGGCGCAAAGATCTATCCCTGGATCTTTTACCGCAACCGTCGTTACACCGGCATCGAAGCTGCGAGAATTCTGCACGAGCGGCAAATGGTGGGCCTGGAGATGCTGACCGCGTGCGGCATCATCACCAAAGTCAATTCGGTGATGATTCCTGGTGTCAACGACGAACACCTGGTCGAGGTAAATAAATGGGTCAAGGAGCGGGGGGCGTTCCTGCACAACGTCATGCCGCTTATTTCCGATCCGGCCCATGGCACCTACTACGGCTTGACCGGACAGCGCGGCCCGCGGGCGCTCGAATTGAAGGCGCTCCAGGATCGTCTCGAAGGCGGCGCAAAGCTAATGCGCCATTGCCGGCAGTGTAGGGCCGATGCCGTCGGCCTGCTTGGGGATGATCGGGGCCAGGAGTTCGCACTCGACCAGCTTCCCGGAGAGATCACCTATGACGCCCGTAAGCGCGAGGCCTATCGGGAAGTGATCGCCCGCGAACGCGGCGATCACGCGACCGCCAAGAGCGAGGCAATCGAGACAGTCAAAGCAGCCGGCGATGGGTCCCTCCACGTCGCGGTCGCGACAAAGGGTGGCGGTCGCATCAACGAGCACTTCGGCCATGCGAAGGAGTTCCAAGTATACGAAGCTTCGTCGAGAGGCATCACCTACGTCGGGCATCGCAAGATCGAACAGTATTGCCTCGGAGGCAGGGGCGAGGAAGCCACCCTCGACGGCATCATAACTGCGCTGGTCGGTATTGACGTCGTGCTATGCGCCAAGATCGGGGAGTGCCCTAAGACTAAGCTCATGGAGGCCGGGGTTCGGGCAACGGATGCTTATTGCTATGACTACATCGAGACCGCCATCGGCACCCTCTACGCCGCCAAGTTTGGCGTCGAACCACAAGCGGCGACGGCGTGA
- a CDS encoding polyprenyl synthetase family protein, with protein sequence MISNHQADVVGDSDKLIEQALRAAMDTALSPAAPAHLRGALDAAVFPGGSRMRPKLCLKVSYVCGEKDPELATRAAAAIELLHCASLVHDDLPCFDNAALRRGRPTVHRLFGEPIAVLTGDALIVMAFKYLSLQAALTPELGARMIEVVAEAVGPSHGLIAGQSMEAMTHVPIDRYHHYKTGSLFVAAATCGALASGADPAPWSKVGELLGHAYQIADDIADTVGRAEVLGKLPAVDTQLNRPSIVRGQGLDSAAARFYAYLEQIGDTIPASPQKRSFVDWLNHALCKGVAGPGKAGLIQQTALDCAPL encoded by the coding sequence ATGATTTCGAATCACCAAGCCGACGTGGTTGGCGATAGCGACAAGCTCATCGAGCAAGCGCTGCGAGCTGCCATGGATACTGCTCTAAGTCCGGCTGCGCCGGCTCACCTGCGTGGAGCGCTGGACGCGGCAGTGTTTCCAGGGGGCTCCCGGATGCGCCCCAAGCTCTGCTTGAAAGTCTCCTATGTGTGCGGCGAAAAAGATCCTGAGCTGGCGACAAGAGCCGCGGCAGCAATTGAATTGCTGCACTGTGCCTCGTTGGTGCATGACGACTTGCCTTGCTTCGATAACGCGGCGCTACGCCGCGGCAGACCAACGGTGCACCGGCTTTTCGGAGAGCCTATCGCCGTTTTGACCGGCGATGCCTTGATTGTGATGGCTTTCAAATACCTCAGCTTGCAGGCTGCGCTAACACCTGAGTTGGGCGCGCGCATGATCGAGGTGGTTGCGGAGGCGGTCGGCCCCAGTCACGGACTGATCGCCGGACAGTCGATGGAGGCAATGACGCACGTCCCAATCGACCGCTATCACCATTACAAGACCGGCTCCCTCTTTGTCGCGGCGGCCACTTGCGGTGCCCTGGCAAGTGGTGCAGATCCGGCCCCATGGTCTAAGGTGGGGGAATTGCTCGGGCACGCGTATCAGATCGCCGACGACATCGCAGATACAGTCGGCCGCGCAGAAGTGCTTGGCAAATTGCCTGCCGTGGACACGCAGCTGAATCGACCCAGTATCGTTCGCGGCCAAGGATTGGACAGCGCAGCCGCCAGATTTTATGCGTATCTCGAACAGATAGGTGACACCATTCCTGCCAGCCCTCAAAAACGGTCCTTCGTTGACTGGCTTAATCATGCACTTTGCAAAGGCGTGGCTGGACCGGGAAAAGCCGGTCTGATTCAACAAACGGCGCTGGATTGCGCGCCTTTGTAA
- a CDS encoding helix-turn-helix domain-containing protein encodes MKQWINELGLQQVDDPGIDKPVYRKPFDGRIALSAELENLISISLREARDKRKLPRSKLAPLLGITKQVYGRYENGVSRLTVSRLIHLCEVLDATPEEIIAPAAPYLWGETETKAVLLLATIVKLRTFDEEILQDIFSLLSRIDETGSDSGDRAMKVASTSATADDRE; translated from the coding sequence TTGAAGCAATGGATTAATGAACTCGGTTTGCAACAAGTCGATGATCCAGGCATAGACAAGCCGGTCTATCGAAAACCTTTTGACGGACGGATTGCACTTAGCGCCGAACTCGAAAACTTGATCAGCATCAGCCTTCGCGAAGCCCGCGATAAGCGAAAACTCCCGCGCTCGAAACTGGCGCCCTTGCTTGGCATCACTAAGCAGGTCTACGGCCGGTACGAAAATGGAGTATCCCGCTTGACCGTGAGCCGACTGATTCATCTGTGTGAGGTTTTGGATGCCACTCCGGAAGAGATTATCGCCCCGGCGGCACCTTATCTTTGGGGCGAAACTGAAACCAAAGCGGTTCTGCTGCTGGCTACTATCGTGAAGTTGCGGACTTTCGATGAAGAGATCTTGCAAGATATTTTCAGCTTACTAAGCCGCATAGACGAGACCGGTAGCGATAGCGGCGATCGTGCCATGAAAGTCGCGTCTACCAGCGCCACTGCAGACGATCGCGAATAG